From Saccopteryx leptura isolate mSacLep1 chromosome 3, mSacLep1_pri_phased_curated, whole genome shotgun sequence, one genomic window encodes:
- the LOC136398182 gene encoding tetrapeptide repeat homeobox protein 2-like: MADSTVIGFSPSLGLLKRKRQQRTMYSVEQRQELEEFFASKLYPTYEEREALAAKLNLQENQVQLWFKNRRAKHNRLLGLTKKKGRGARAAPQGPGVCTSAPPPAAAPAPPPAAAPAGLVFPEDPVLPGGPVFSGDPIRLAGPVFPEDPVFSGDPVFPGVPALSEDTGFCSASPPSAFGVVPAAEPGVSSHSQARWDPEQGAQTMVPVVPAPAPAPVWPRGSYTSNLSPDPLVTTGFTELLEGPSSSFSSDYQEGDDSVSADNSGSKMLLIL; this comes from the exons GTTTCTCACCGTCCCTAGGACTCCTGAAGAGAAAGCGGCAGCAGCGCACGATGTACAGCGTAGAACAGAGGCAGGAGCTGGAGGAATTCTTTGCGAGCAAGCTTTATCCGACCTACGAGGAACGCGAGGCCCTGGCAGCCAAGCTAAACCTTCAAGAGAACCAAGTGCAG TTGTGGTTTAAGAACCGCAGGGCCAAACACAATAGGTTGCTGGGACTGACCAAGAAGAAAGGCCGGGGTGCCCGCGCTGCGCCCCAGGGCCCCGGAGTCTGCACGTCTGCGCCTCCCCCTGCGGCTGCCCCTGCGCCTCCCCCTGCGGCTGCCCCTGCGGGCCTCGTGTTCCCCGAGGACCCGGTGCTCCCCGGGGGCCCTGTGTTCTCTGGTGACCCCATACGCCTTGCGGGCCCCGTGTTCCCCGAGGACCCTGTATTCTCCGGAGACCCCGTGTTCCCTGGGGTCCCTGCGCTCTCCGAGGACACAGGTTTCTGCAGCGCCTCTCCGCCCAGCGCCTTCGGAGTCGTCCCAGCAGCGGAACCCGGCGTCTCCAGCCACAGCCAGGCCCGGTGGGACCCTGAGCAGGGCGCCCAGACCATGGTCCCGGTTGTACCAGCTCCGGCCCCTGCTCCAGTCTGGCCTCGGGGCTCCTACACCTCCAATCTCTCTCCAGACCCCCTTGTGACCACTGGTTTCACAGAGCTCTTGGAGGGACCCTCCTCGTCCTTCTCATCTGACTACCAAGAGGGAGACGACTCTGTGAGTGCGGACAACTCGGGCTCCAAGATGTTACTGATTCTATAG